In Camelus dromedarius isolate mCamDro1 chromosome 24, mCamDro1.pat, whole genome shotgun sequence, one genomic interval encodes:
- the BRAT1 gene encoding BRCA1-associated ATM activator 1 isoform X7: MRGPAEGHPSPQGCDWPACAQKIVCHVEDSLRSTATPQVTQALNVLTTTFGHCHSPWTQGLWVRLSPLVACLLEKDPIPASHSLVDLLLSVARSPVGSSDCGLWETLAQTLSHLSPTQAGPLALGILKLQDCPQALKTQAFGVLLQPLACVLKAAAQAPGPPGFPEGATGDSITVDTFLSSKSACVGLLCQALAHLELLQLLPQRPSPWPQAPLLRAAVAILRFCHGSAAPTSDVGGHLCAVLAGCVRVQRAALDFLGTLSQGTGPQELVTQVFAVLLEYLTSPDSSPMVLKKAFQATLRWLLGSPKAPSCCDLDPHTQLFLGELLPVLRKRLCSPCWEARDSGLEFLTQVTRHWGGQAAFRHALLASEVPELTGQLLRDPESYVRASAVTATGQLSSWGLYATPTGPEHPEVQQESLFTELLHILSTDSEGFPRRAVMHVFTQWLKDGHADVAEDLEQFVARVLQAASQDLDWEVRAQGLELALVFLEQLLGQPGSRCPYAVALPEAAPPATLAQVLQALCRVQLFEFALRALFDCDRPVAQKSCDLLLFLKAKATPCGGPQEAGASPDVVSVEAALQRWQAGEQGQPLGELEPEAVMAVLRSMDLEGLRGMLAKSSDHMEKSPQSLLQDMLATVGVLGENEADCY, translated from the exons ATGCGAGGCCCAGCTGAGGGACATCCCAGCCCCCAGGGGTGTGACTGGCCAGCGTGTGCCCAGAAGATTGTGTGTCACGTCGAAGACTCCCTGCGCTCCACAGCCACCCCGCAGGTCACGCAGGCCCTGAACGTCCTGACAACCACGTTTGGGCACTGCCACAGCCCATGGACACAGGGCCTCTGGGTGCGGCTGAGCCCCCTCGTGGCCTGTCTGCTCGAGAAAGACCCCATCCCAGCCTCACACTCGCTTGTGGATCTCCTCCTCAGCGTGGCCCG TTCTCCTGTGGGGAGTTCTGACTGTGGCCTGTGGGAGACTTTGGCACAGACTCTGAGCCATTTGAGCCCCACACAAGCAGGGCCTCTGGCTTTGGGGATCCTGAAACTGCAGGACTG TCCACAGGCACTGAAGACCCAGGCCTTTGGtgtcctcctccagcccctggcctgTGTCCTGAAAGCTGCTGCTCAGGCCCCTGGACCTCCAG GTTTTCCAGAAGGGGCCACAGGCGACTCGATAACAGTGGACACGTTTCTCTCCTCCAAGTCGGCTTGTGTGGGTctcctgtgccaggccctggcccACCTGGAGCTGCTGCAACTGCTG ccccagcgccCCTCGCCCTGGCCCCAGGCGCCCCTGCTTCGGGCTGCAGTGGCAATACTGCGCTTCTGCCATGGCTCAGCAGCCCCCACCAGTGACGTGGGGGGCCACCTGTGTGCGGTCCTGGCAGGCTGTGTCCGGGTCCAGCGAGCGGCCCTGGATTTCCTGGGGACGCTGTCTCAGGGGACGG GCCCCCAAGAGCTGGTGACGCAGGTGTTTGCCGTCCTCCTGGAGTACCTCACAAGCCCTGACTCCAGCCCCATG GTTCTGAAGAAGGCCTTCCAGGCCACACTCAGGTGGCTCCTGGGCTCCCCCAAGGCCCCCAGCTGCTGCGACCTGGACCCCCACACCCAGCTGTTCCTCGGAG AGCTGCTCCCTGTGCTGCGGAAACGGCTGTGCAGCCCCTGCTGGGAGGCCAGGGACTCGGGCCTCGAGTTCCTGACCCAAGTGACCAGACACTGGGGAG GGCAGGCCGCCTTCAGACATGCTCTCCTTGCTTCAGAGGTGCCTGAGCTCACCGGGCAGCTCCTGCGAGACCCTGAGAGTTACGTCCGCGCAAGTGCAGTGACTGCCACAGGGCAGCTGTCCAGCTGGGGGCTGTACGCCACCCCCACCGGCCCAGAGCACCCAGAGGTCCAGCAG GAGAGCCTGTTCACGGAGCTTCTGCACATCCTCTCCACGGACTCAGAGGGCTTCCCCCGCAGGGCTGTCATGCACGTCTTCACCCAGTGGCTGAAGGACGGCCACGCTGACGTGGCTGAGGACCTGGAGCAGTTCGTGGCCAGAGTGCTGCAGGCGGCGAGCCAGGACCTAGACTGGGAGGTGCGGGCCCAGGGCCTCGAGCTGGCGCTGGTGTTCCTGGAGCAGTTGCTGGGCCAGCCTGGCTCCCGCTGTCCCTATGCTGTGGCCCTGCCCGAGGCAGCCCCGCCTGCCACGCTGGCCCAGGTCCTGCAGGCGCTCTGCCGGGTACAGCTCTTTGAGTTTGCCCTCCGTGCCTTATTTGACTGTGACCGACCTGTGGCCCAGAAGTCCTGTGACCTCCTCCTTTTCCTGAAGGCCAAGGCCACTCCCTGTGGTGGCCCACAGGAGGCGGGGGCCAGCCCCGACGTGGTCTCTGTGGAGGCTGCCCTGCAGAGGTGGCAGGCAGGCGAGCAGGGTCAGCCCCTGGGGGAGCTGGAGCCTGAGGCTGTCATGGCCGTGCTGAGGTCCATGGACCTGGAGGGCCTTCGGGGTATGCTGGCCAAGAGCAGTGACCACATGGAGAAGAGCCCTCAGTCGCTCCTGCAGGACATGCTGGCCACCGTGGGTGTCCTGGGGGAGAATGAGGCCGACTGTTACTGA
- the BRAT1 gene encoding BRCA1-associated ATM activator 1 isoform X4, which yields MDPECSRLLPALCAVLVDPRQPVADDTCLEKLLDWFKTVTEAGPSLLLLQENPCLVELLFRVLKAHDPRPRVLSFSLRLAGLFAAQEDCFQYLQVTPSSSVSQQGELLPMLFGESGPLGGAAWTAPTVRSGWLQGLRSLAQHPGALRFLADCGAVDTIFSLQGDSSLFVASAAGQLLVHILALAMRGPAEGHPSPQGCDWPACAQKIVCHVEDSLRSTATPQVTQALNVLTTTFGHCHSPWTQGLWVRLSPLVACLLEKDPIPASHSLVDLLLSVARSPVGSSDCGLWETLAQTLSHLSPTQAGPLALGILKLQDCPQALKTQAFGVLLQPLACVLKAAAQAPGPPGFPEGATGDSITVDTFLSSKSACVGLLCQALAHLELLQLLPQRPSPWPQAPLLRAAVAILRFCHGSAAPTSDVGGHLCAVLAGCVRVQRAALDFLGTLSQGTGPQELVTQVFAVLLEYLTSPDSSPMVLKKAFQATLRWLLGSPKAPSCCDLDPHTQLFLGELLPVLRKRLCSPCWEARDSGLEFLTQVTRHWGEVPELTGQLLRDPESYVRASAVTATGQLSSWGLYATPTGPEHPEVQQESLFTELLHILSTDSEGFPRRAVMHVFTQWLKDGHADVAEDLEQFVARVLQAASQDLDWEVRAQGLELALVFLEQLLGQPGSRCPYAVALPEAAPPATLAQVLQALCRVQLFEFALRALFDCDRPVAQKSCDLLLFLKAKATPCGGPQEAGASPDVVSVEAALQRWQAGEQGQPLGELEPEAVMAVLRSMDLEGLRGMLAKSSDHMEKSPQSLLQDMLATVGVLGENEADCY from the exons ATGGACCCAGAGTGCTCTCGCCTCCTCCCGGCTCTCTGTGCTGTCCTGGTAGACCCCAGGCAGCCCGTGGCAGATGACACTTGTTTGGAGAAGCTGCTGGACTGGTTTAAAACAGTAACTGAAGCAG GGCCCAGTCTCCTGTTGCTGCAGGAGAACCCTTGCCTGGTGGAGCTGCTGTTCCGCGTACTGAAAGCCCACGACCCGCGTCCCAGAGTCCTCTCCTTCTCGCTCCGCCTCGCAGGGCTGTTTGCAGCCCAGGAAGACTGCTTCCAGTATCTTCAG GTTaccccttcctcctctgtttcCCAGCAGGGGGAGTTGCTGCCCATGCTCTTCGGGGAGTCGGGGCCCCTCGGAGGGGCCGCCTGGACCGCCCCCACAGTGCGCAGTGGCTGGCTGCAGGGCCTGCGCTCCCTGGCCCAGCACCCCGGCGCCCTGCGCTTCCTTGCTGACTGTG gtgcTGTTGACACCATCTTCTCCCTGCAGGGAGATTCCAGCCTGTTTGTGGCCTCAGCAGCTGGACAGCTCCTGGTGCACATCCTCGCCTTGGCGATGCGAGGCCCAGCTGAGGGACATCCCAGCCCCCAGGGGTGTGACTGGCCAGCGTGTGCCCAGAAGATTGTGTGTCACGTCGAAGACTCCCTGCGCTCCACAGCCACCCCGCAGGTCACGCAGGCCCTGAACGTCCTGACAACCACGTTTGGGCACTGCCACAGCCCATGGACACAGGGCCTCTGGGTGCGGCTGAGCCCCCTCGTGGCCTGTCTGCTCGAGAAAGACCCCATCCCAGCCTCACACTCGCTTGTGGATCTCCTCCTCAGCGTGGCCCG TTCTCCTGTGGGGAGTTCTGACTGTGGCCTGTGGGAGACTTTGGCACAGACTCTGAGCCATTTGAGCCCCACACAAGCAGGGCCTCTGGCTTTGGGGATCCTGAAACTGCAGGACTG TCCACAGGCACTGAAGACCCAGGCCTTTGGtgtcctcctccagcccctggcctgTGTCCTGAAAGCTGCTGCTCAGGCCCCTGGACCTCCAG GTTTTCCAGAAGGGGCCACAGGCGACTCGATAACAGTGGACACGTTTCTCTCCTCCAAGTCGGCTTGTGTGGGTctcctgtgccaggccctggcccACCTGGAGCTGCTGCAACTGCTG ccccagcgccCCTCGCCCTGGCCCCAGGCGCCCCTGCTTCGGGCTGCAGTGGCAATACTGCGCTTCTGCCATGGCTCAGCAGCCCCCACCAGTGACGTGGGGGGCCACCTGTGTGCGGTCCTGGCAGGCTGTGTCCGGGTCCAGCGAGCGGCCCTGGATTTCCTGGGGACGCTGTCTCAGGGGACGG GCCCCCAAGAGCTGGTGACGCAGGTGTTTGCCGTCCTCCTGGAGTACCTCACAAGCCCTGACTCCAGCCCCATG GTTCTGAAGAAGGCCTTCCAGGCCACACTCAGGTGGCTCCTGGGCTCCCCCAAGGCCCCCAGCTGCTGCGACCTGGACCCCCACACCCAGCTGTTCCTCGGAG AGCTGCTCCCTGTGCTGCGGAAACGGCTGTGCAGCCCCTGCTGGGAGGCCAGGGACTCGGGCCTCGAGTTCCTGACCCAAGTGACCAGACACTGGGGAG AGGTGCCTGAGCTCACCGGGCAGCTCCTGCGAGACCCTGAGAGTTACGTCCGCGCAAGTGCAGTGACTGCCACAGGGCAGCTGTCCAGCTGGGGGCTGTACGCCACCCCCACCGGCCCAGAGCACCCAGAGGTCCAGCAG GAGAGCCTGTTCACGGAGCTTCTGCACATCCTCTCCACGGACTCAGAGGGCTTCCCCCGCAGGGCTGTCATGCACGTCTTCACCCAGTGGCTGAAGGACGGCCACGCTGACGTGGCTGAGGACCTGGAGCAGTTCGTGGCCAGAGTGCTGCAGGCGGCGAGCCAGGACCTAGACTGGGAGGTGCGGGCCCAGGGCCTCGAGCTGGCGCTGGTGTTCCTGGAGCAGTTGCTGGGCCAGCCTGGCTCCCGCTGTCCCTATGCTGTGGCCCTGCCCGAGGCAGCCCCGCCTGCCACGCTGGCCCAGGTCCTGCAGGCGCTCTGCCGGGTACAGCTCTTTGAGTTTGCCCTCCGTGCCTTATTTGACTGTGACCGACCTGTGGCCCAGAAGTCCTGTGACCTCCTCCTTTTCCTGAAGGCCAAGGCCACTCCCTGTGGTGGCCCACAGGAGGCGGGGGCCAGCCCCGACGTGGTCTCTGTGGAGGCTGCCCTGCAGAGGTGGCAGGCAGGCGAGCAGGGTCAGCCCCTGGGGGAGCTGGAGCCTGAGGCTGTCATGGCCGTGCTGAGGTCCATGGACCTGGAGGGCCTTCGGGGTATGCTGGCCAAGAGCAGTGACCACATGGAGAAGAGCCCTCAGTCGCTCCTGCAGGACATGCTGGCCACCGTGGGTGTCCTGGGGGAGAATGAGGCCGACTGTTACTGA
- the BRAT1 gene encoding BRCA1-associated ATM activator 1 isoform X5, translated as MDPECSRLLPALCAVLVDPRQPVADDTCLEKLLDWFKTVTEAGPSLLLLQENPCLVELLFRVLKAHDPRPRVLSFSLRLAGLFAAQEDCFQYLQGDSSLFVASAAGQLLVHILALAMRGPAEGHPSPQGCDWPACAQKIVCHVEDSLRSTATPQVTQALNVLTTTFGHCHSPWTQGLWVRLSPLVACLLEKDPIPASHSLVDLLLSVARSPVGSSDCGLWETLAQTLSHLSPTQAGPLALGILKLQDCPQALKTQAFGVLLQPLACVLKAAAQAPGPPGFPEGATGDSITVDTFLSSKSACVGLLCQALAHLELLQLLPQRPSPWPQAPLLRAAVAILRFCHGSAAPTSDVGGHLCAVLAGCVRVQRAALDFLGTLSQGTGPQELVTQVFAVLLEYLTSPDSSPMVLKKAFQATLRWLLGSPKAPSCCDLDPHTQLFLGELLPVLRKRLCSPCWEARDSGLEFLTQVTRHWGGQAAFRHALLASEVPELTGQLLRDPESYVRASAVTATGQLSSWGLYATPTGPEHPEVQQESLFTELLHILSTDSEGFPRRAVMHVFTQWLKDGHADVAEDLEQFVARVLQAASQDLDWEVRAQGLELALVFLEQLLGQPGSRCPYAVALPEAAPPATLAQVLQALCRVQLFEFALRALFDCDRPVAQKSCDLLLFLKAKATPCGGPQEAGASPDVVSVEAALQRWQAGEQGQPLGELEPEAVMAVLRSMDLEGLRGMLAKSSDHMEKSPQSLLQDMLATVGVLGENEADCY; from the exons ATGGACCCAGAGTGCTCTCGCCTCCTCCCGGCTCTCTGTGCTGTCCTGGTAGACCCCAGGCAGCCCGTGGCAGATGACACTTGTTTGGAGAAGCTGCTGGACTGGTTTAAAACAGTAACTGAAGCAG GGCCCAGTCTCCTGTTGCTGCAGGAGAACCCTTGCCTGGTGGAGCTGCTGTTCCGCGTACTGAAAGCCCACGACCCGCGTCCCAGAGTCCTCTCCTTCTCGCTCCGCCTCGCAGGGCTGTTTGCAGCCCAGGAAGACTGCTTCCAGTATCTTCAG GGAGATTCCAGCCTGTTTGTGGCCTCAGCAGCTGGACAGCTCCTGGTGCACATCCTCGCCTTGGCGATGCGAGGCCCAGCTGAGGGACATCCCAGCCCCCAGGGGTGTGACTGGCCAGCGTGTGCCCAGAAGATTGTGTGTCACGTCGAAGACTCCCTGCGCTCCACAGCCACCCCGCAGGTCACGCAGGCCCTGAACGTCCTGACAACCACGTTTGGGCACTGCCACAGCCCATGGACACAGGGCCTCTGGGTGCGGCTGAGCCCCCTCGTGGCCTGTCTGCTCGAGAAAGACCCCATCCCAGCCTCACACTCGCTTGTGGATCTCCTCCTCAGCGTGGCCCG TTCTCCTGTGGGGAGTTCTGACTGTGGCCTGTGGGAGACTTTGGCACAGACTCTGAGCCATTTGAGCCCCACACAAGCAGGGCCTCTGGCTTTGGGGATCCTGAAACTGCAGGACTG TCCACAGGCACTGAAGACCCAGGCCTTTGGtgtcctcctccagcccctggcctgTGTCCTGAAAGCTGCTGCTCAGGCCCCTGGACCTCCAG GTTTTCCAGAAGGGGCCACAGGCGACTCGATAACAGTGGACACGTTTCTCTCCTCCAAGTCGGCTTGTGTGGGTctcctgtgccaggccctggcccACCTGGAGCTGCTGCAACTGCTG ccccagcgccCCTCGCCCTGGCCCCAGGCGCCCCTGCTTCGGGCTGCAGTGGCAATACTGCGCTTCTGCCATGGCTCAGCAGCCCCCACCAGTGACGTGGGGGGCCACCTGTGTGCGGTCCTGGCAGGCTGTGTCCGGGTCCAGCGAGCGGCCCTGGATTTCCTGGGGACGCTGTCTCAGGGGACGG GCCCCCAAGAGCTGGTGACGCAGGTGTTTGCCGTCCTCCTGGAGTACCTCACAAGCCCTGACTCCAGCCCCATG GTTCTGAAGAAGGCCTTCCAGGCCACACTCAGGTGGCTCCTGGGCTCCCCCAAGGCCCCCAGCTGCTGCGACCTGGACCCCCACACCCAGCTGTTCCTCGGAG AGCTGCTCCCTGTGCTGCGGAAACGGCTGTGCAGCCCCTGCTGGGAGGCCAGGGACTCGGGCCTCGAGTTCCTGACCCAAGTGACCAGACACTGGGGAG GGCAGGCCGCCTTCAGACATGCTCTCCTTGCTTCAGAGGTGCCTGAGCTCACCGGGCAGCTCCTGCGAGACCCTGAGAGTTACGTCCGCGCAAGTGCAGTGACTGCCACAGGGCAGCTGTCCAGCTGGGGGCTGTACGCCACCCCCACCGGCCCAGAGCACCCAGAGGTCCAGCAG GAGAGCCTGTTCACGGAGCTTCTGCACATCCTCTCCACGGACTCAGAGGGCTTCCCCCGCAGGGCTGTCATGCACGTCTTCACCCAGTGGCTGAAGGACGGCCACGCTGACGTGGCTGAGGACCTGGAGCAGTTCGTGGCCAGAGTGCTGCAGGCGGCGAGCCAGGACCTAGACTGGGAGGTGCGGGCCCAGGGCCTCGAGCTGGCGCTGGTGTTCCTGGAGCAGTTGCTGGGCCAGCCTGGCTCCCGCTGTCCCTATGCTGTGGCCCTGCCCGAGGCAGCCCCGCCTGCCACGCTGGCCCAGGTCCTGCAGGCGCTCTGCCGGGTACAGCTCTTTGAGTTTGCCCTCCGTGCCTTATTTGACTGTGACCGACCTGTGGCCCAGAAGTCCTGTGACCTCCTCCTTTTCCTGAAGGCCAAGGCCACTCCCTGTGGTGGCCCACAGGAGGCGGGGGCCAGCCCCGACGTGGTCTCTGTGGAGGCTGCCCTGCAGAGGTGGCAGGCAGGCGAGCAGGGTCAGCCCCTGGGGGAGCTGGAGCCTGAGGCTGTCATGGCCGTGCTGAGGTCCATGGACCTGGAGGGCCTTCGGGGTATGCTGGCCAAGAGCAGTGACCACATGGAGAAGAGCCCTCAGTCGCTCCTGCAGGACATGCTGGCCACCGTGGGTGTCCTGGGGGAGAATGAGGCCGACTGTTACTGA